A stretch of DNA from Anaerobacillus isosaccharinicus:
CCAATTGGATAGAATGTCGTCTCATACCCATCATTTTGCATTAACATTTCATTATAACTTTTTAAATTAGTGACCATCGTTCTTATCCCCTTGGCAATTTTCCCCTCATTTGCCACTATCCCCTTATAGAGGACATTATCACTGACAATAAGACCATGTTGTTGAACTAGGGGGCTGTATAACTCAAAGAACCGCTTATATTGACCTTTAGCTGCATCTATAAATAAACAGTCAAACGAACCATACTGTTCAATTTCAGTAGCTACTTCTAGGGCATCTCCAAACATAAGAGTAACTCGACTTTCAAGATTAGCTCTCTTA
This window harbors:
- a CDS encoding O-methyltransferase, producing MVSEQVNAYLSSLIKPRNPLLTEMEQYAEEHDVPIMDIVSIEAMLQILSFTGTSKVLEIGTAIGYSAMRVAEKLPHCQIVSVERDEKRYLVAKEFIKRANLESRVTLMFGDALEVATEIEQYGSFDCLFIDAAKGQYKRFFELYSPLVQQHGLIVSDNVLYKGIVANEGKIAKGIRTMVTNLKSYNEMLMQNDGYETTFYPIGDGMAISKKK